A region from the Panicum hallii strain FIL2 chromosome 1, PHallii_v3.1, whole genome shotgun sequence genome encodes:
- the LOC112897915 gene encoding spidroin-1-like: MGARGDGVKKDPAAAAAAPAFEAVDGDLSGAWPVGQAGVDFGGQGSVRPGDGDLRPQNLFGLGAGVRGFASPGLGGARRSTVLGGGDLRPQDLSFDAPAPPGGGLDNAFDVPVPGLGRGAGGGLGSPDGRLTRPLLGAQHVGGAGPAPAGRRGYPHGPERDPLGAIAREMQVPGDSRSAAGGDRGGMTRHLALLFLLLGAVTLAGEPNAPWLSQLGALLAWLAGCILLFLSLLAGRARSGSLLPAVLRPPTCQEFDSDGDQSCTVP; encoded by the coding sequence ATGGGCGCGCGGGGAGACGGCGTCAAGAAAGacccggcggctgcggcggcggcgcctgccTTTGAGGCCGTCGATGGCGATCTCTCCGGAGCGTGGCCCGTTGGACAGGCCGGCGTTGACTTCGGTGGACAAGGCTCCGTGAGGCCTGGCGACGGGGATCTCCGCCCTCAAAACCTCTTTGGACTGGGCGCCGGTGTGAGGGGCTTCGCTTCACCCGGCTTGGGGGGAGCACGACGTTCCACGGTGCTCGGTGGCGGGGATCTCCGGCCGCAAGACCTCTCCTTCGACGCCCCGGCCCCGCCCGGCGGTGGCCTTGATAATGCCTTCGACGTCCCAGTGCCAGGGCtcggccgcggcgccggcggaggcCTCGGATCTCCTGACGGCCGGCTCACGCGTCCACTACTGGGCGCCCAACACGTCGGCGGTGCCGgcccggcgccggccggccgccgtggTTATCCCCACGGGCCGGAGCGAGACCCACTCGGCGCCATCGCACGAGAGATGCAGGTGCCCGGGGACTCCCggagcgccgccggcggcgaccgcggtggGATGACGCGTCACCTCGCCCTCCTATTCTTGCTGCTGGGCGCGgtgacgctcgccggcgagccCAACGCGCCGTGGCTCAGCCAGCTCGGGGCCCTACTGGCCTGGCTCGCCGGGTGCATCCTGCTCttcctgtcactgctcgccggccgCGCGAGGTCCGGCTCGCTCCTACCCGCAGTTCTCCGCCCTCCTACCTGTCAAGAGTTCGACAGCGATGGCGATCAGTCCTGCACAGTTCCGTAG
- the LOC112902454 gene encoding glyceraldehyde-3-phosphate dehydrogenase 3, cytosolic, with the protein MAKIKIGINGFGRIGRLVARVALQSDDVELVAVNDPFITTDYMTYMFKYDTVHGQWKHHEVKVKDSKTLLFGEKEVAVFGCRNPEEIPWGAAGAEYVVESTGVFTDQEKAAAHLKGGAKKVVISAPSKDAPMFVVGVNEKEYKSDINIVSNASCTTNCLAPLAKVINDKFGIVEGLMTTVHAITATQKTVDGPSAKDWRGGRAASFNIIPSSTGAAKAVGKVLPALNGKLTGMAFRVPTVDVSVVDLTVRLEKSATYEEIKAAIKAEAEGNLKGILGYVEEDLVSTDFQGDNRSSIFDAKAGIALNGNFVKLVSWYDNEWGYSSRVIDLVRHMHSTN; encoded by the exons ATGG CGAAGATCAAGATCGGGATCAACG GGTTCGGCAGGATCGGCAGGCTGGTGGCCAGGGTTGCGCTGCAGAGCGACGATGTCGAGCTTGTCGCCGTCAACGACCCCTTCATCACCACCGACTACATG ACCTACATGTTCAAGTATGACACTGTCCACGGACAGTGGAAGCACCACGAGGTCAAGGTCAAAGACTCCAAGACCCTTCTCTTTGGTGAGAAGGAGGTTGCTGTGTTTGGCTGCAG GAACCCTGAGGAGATCCCGTGGGGTGCAGCTGGTGCTGAGTACGTTGTTGAGTCTACTGGTGTTTTCACCGACCAGGAGAAGGCTGCGGCACACTTGAAG GGTGGTGCCAAGAAGGTCGTCATTTCTGCTCCTAGCAAGGATGCCCCCATGTTCGTTGTTGGTGTCAACGAGAAGGAATACAAGTCTGACATTAACATCGTCTCCAACGCTAGCTGCACCACCAACTGCCTTGCTCCTCTTGCTAAG GTCATCAATGACAAATTTGGCATTGTTGAGGGTCTGATGACCACCGTTCATGCCATCACTG CTACCCAGAAGACTGTTGATGGGCCCTCAGCCAAGGACTGGAGGGGTGGAAGGGCTGCTAGCTTCAACATCATTCCCAGCAGCACTGGAGCTGCTAAG GCTGTTGGCAAGGTGCTCCCTGCCCTCAATGGAAAGCTGACCGGAATGGCTTTCCGTGTCCCCACCGTTGATGTTTCTGTTGTTGATCTGACTGTTAGGCTCGAGAAGTCTGCTACCTATGAAGAGATCAAGGCCGCGATCAA GGCTGAGGCTGAGGGTAACCTCAAGGGCATTTTGGGTTATGTTGAGGAGGACCTTGTTTCCACTGACTTCCAGGGTGACAACAG GTCCAGCATCTTTGACGCTAAGGCTGGCATTGCTTTGAACGGCAACTTTGTGAAGCTTGTGTCCTGGTACGACAACGAGTGGGGATACAG CTCCCGTGTCATCGACCTGGTCCGCCACATGCACAGCACCAACTAG